A window of Glycine soja cultivar W05 chromosome 13, ASM419377v2, whole genome shotgun sequence genomic DNA:
GGGTTTGTTATGTTCTTGTCACAGACTGTGTCAGTTATATTTCAGAGGGCTGCATCTGGAGTGGGAATAGATCCCAGTTCTTCAATCTTTGTAAGAGTCATTTACACTCTTCTATACATTTCCCAAGGAAAGAATTGTTGGCAGTGGCACCAGATACCTGCTCTGTGAAACTTAATCATTTGACCTAACATTACATTGTTTGATTTTCAGATTGAAACAGGTTCAAAAGTTGAACTGCCGTTTTGGCTTGCTCATGAGTTACAGTTGAGACAAGCAGTATCAGTCAATGTTCCTCCTTGTTTCAATCAAAAGTAGTGATTGTTTTATGTCTCTTTGAATTTTATAAGTACATTCTATCGTGTAATGGAGCATTGCATGACATTAATGAGTTAGGAAGCACTTTTAAGTGTATATTTCTGTTGCACCTGAAATGTTTTGGCTGACCTTTCCTATTAACTCTTGTTGCATGGGATTTAAATGGATGTTGAAGCCAATTCTTAACCTTAATTTTCATGTACATTTCATCATTAAGTGCATGGTGTCACCTGGAACTATGggtaaaaacaaattcaataatTGATGTACATGGCTTTCAGAGAAATTGTTAAAAACTAATATTGGCATATGTATGCTAAAGCTGCATTGGCATTCATATCAAAATTGTTAAAAACTAATAATGGCATTTGTTGATGGGTTGAAAGTGTCAATCTTTTATCATATAGTTGATGATTCTTGATTTCAGAACAAGGCAGGAGCTCCATGCTGATTCTGCAGGTGTGGATCTGAGGTCCAGATGTCCATTTTTCTATGAATTTGGTTGCAAGATAGCACCCATGTAAGTCTTTCTTATGTCTATATTTTCTTGCTTGCATCATCTGAAATAgccttttgtctctctttggtttaaattttactcacttattttaatatgttCTCTTATATTTTGCTGATTACTTTTATGACTTTGTCTTGGACGATAGTATATGGCCATGTGTCGTGTCATCATCCATATCTAGAGTGGACCTAGGATTTTCAATTACATGCTTCATGCAGCATCTCATTCAAATCTTTATTACCACAAATTCCATTGAGTTCAGACAACCTAATAAAAATGTGTAAGATAACAAAATGTCCAAAATTTTTGCCAACCAGCTTTACCACAAATGCCATGAGTCTTTTTTCAACAACTTTGGCAACTTGTTCTATTATACattgttgatttatttttcacttatgGCAGAGTTGGCGACCGAACCATTGGGTTTCTGTTGTTGACTGCATTTAAGAGTAGGTACAAGGAAATTCTCACCAAGGCACATACTGTAGCATTTGCACCTGGTTCCAAATTTTGGACTATTCTAACAAAAGAAGAGATCTACTGTGAGATGTTATCCTTGCTAAATAAATGAAGCATgactttaattttcatttatgtgGTCACAAACTTTTCCCTCGTGagttattcaatttaatttgtttattctaATGCTCTATGTAGTGTATGAGACAGCTCAATCTGCAATGGCATCCTTCAAGAAGTGGCGAATGGGGGGACCCAGATTTCAGATAGCTTCTGTTCtgggaagaaagagaaaatctAAGGAATAGATGCTTTAACCTTATTACTTATTAGACATTTGTTAATGCCAATGTTTTGCACCTGCAAATTACAAGATGTTTTGAATAATGGATAAAAAATGCTAAATTTATGTTAAACATACAATACAATGTCTTGTAATTTACAATATTGctagaaatagaagaaaactgGATACTGAAAATAGATATACAAGTGAATTTATTGCCCTTCTTGTGGCTATGTTGTGTGCCACGAAATCTGGCGACTTAAGCAAGTTCTGGTGGTTGAATTTTCTGCACTACTGATCATGTGTTATTTGTGCTACTGTGTACTAAGGGTCACCTAAACAGGGTATTACAGGTTGTGTTAAGAAACAAGGCTAACAGTCAAACAATcttactttgatttttttatatatttagtaaTATCGTAATTAGGATCTTAGGTTTCTTGATACTCTAAAGTATCTTTACAAGCTTTAGATTCTTGGACTGACTATTAATCAGGATTTAATTgcacttaaaatttattatcttttattgagAATGTATTATGTAAGGTTGAATCTAGATATTCTCCAAGAAACTCAAAATGTGTTGAATTG
This region includes:
- the LOC114381422 gene encoding DNA replication complex GINS protein PSF3-like, which encodes MAKYYDIDDIIIEEETVSVIFQRAASGVGIDPSSSIFIETGSKVELPFWLAHELQLRQAVSVNVPPCFNQKTRQELHADSAGVDLRSRCPFFYEFGCKIAPIVGDRTIGFLLLTAFKSRYKEILTKAHTVAFAPGSKFWTILTKEEIYLYETAQSAMASFKKWRMGGPRFQIASVLGRKRKSKE